A portion of the Chondrinema litorale genome contains these proteins:
- the rsmG gene encoding 16S rRNA (guanine(527)-N(7))-methyltransferase RsmG, whose product MQLLQKYFGEKISPAQLKQFELMLEMYKEWNAKINVISRKDIENLEERHILHSLSIAYHFNFADGTNVLDVGTGGGFPGLPLAVYYPNVQFHLVDSIGKKIKVVEEVSKALDLKNVTYAHQRAEKVKGKFEYIVSRAVAKTDMLLNWVKNKVKEDDKGESGFYFLKGGDLEDELKGLKFPYQIVDLQKAFNEEFFTTKKIVYIPY is encoded by the coding sequence ATGCAGCTTTTACAAAAATACTTTGGTGAAAAAATATCGCCCGCACAGTTAAAGCAATTTGAGTTAATGCTGGAAATGTATAAAGAGTGGAATGCCAAAATCAATGTGATTTCAAGAAAAGACATTGAAAACCTAGAAGAAAGGCATATTTTACATTCTTTATCTATTGCCTATCATTTTAACTTTGCTGATGGAACAAATGTATTGGATGTTGGAACAGGTGGCGGTTTTCCGGGTTTGCCATTGGCAGTTTACTATCCTAATGTACAATTTCACTTGGTTGATTCAATAGGAAAAAAAATAAAGGTGGTAGAAGAAGTAAGTAAAGCACTTGATTTGAAAAATGTTACTTATGCACACCAAAGAGCAGAAAAGGTAAAAGGCAAGTTTGAGTACATAGTTTCAAGAGCGGTTGCAAAAACAGATATGTTGCTCAATTGGGTGAAAAACAAAGTAAAAGAAGACGATAAGGGAGAAAGTGGATTTTATTTTCTGAAAGGTGGCGATCTCGAAGATGAACTAAAAGGTCTAAAATTTCCCTATCAGATTGTAGATTTGCAAAAGGCTTTTAACGAAGAATTCTTCACAACAAAGAAGATTGTGTATATACCATACTAG
- a CDS encoding DUF1573 domain-containing protein, whose amino-acid sequence MLRKIFFLALYLVIHQLTAFAQNGIISFENTRAELGSISEEEFPVKYKFEYIVAGSAPVKISTVDTDCACTVSNFSTEAVEPGSKGYVEVIFSPYKAGPFQKSFTVIAENAVPKKTELVIDGFIEPFSLNTSIDFPYVNKENLRFRNKYVFLGNITNKGIIRRKVEIYNDNDSTYLLADSITGPDYMEIGFSNGFELPSRQPSNISLFYNPELKNDFGEVTDSITLYKIGESEEIVPAFSIVVKASIQQHFSNSFSESELGNFPKLVVSDSIVNLGNISLSENEDKIVEFVISNSGETELEIQKIVTNYGCEIYKIDKRTIEPFDFTNLKVAVKDIGKKGTQDRSVLIYCNDPNNTVKQLTIKLNDRE is encoded by the coding sequence ATGCTAAGAAAAATATTTTTTCTCGCCCTATATCTAGTAATACATCAATTAACTGCTTTTGCTCAGAATGGCATTATCAGTTTTGAAAACACCAGAGCAGAGTTGGGAAGTATTTCAGAAGAGGAGTTTCCTGTTAAATATAAATTTGAATACATAGTAGCTGGAAGTGCACCAGTAAAAATATCTACAGTTGATACAGACTGTGCATGTACTGTATCAAATTTTTCTACAGAAGCAGTTGAACCTGGAAGTAAAGGCTATGTAGAAGTTATATTTTCTCCATATAAAGCAGGGCCTTTCCAAAAATCTTTTACTGTTATTGCAGAAAATGCTGTCCCCAAAAAAACAGAATTAGTGATAGATGGATTTATTGAACCATTCTCGTTGAATACAAGTATCGACTTTCCATATGTGAATAAAGAAAATTTAAGATTTAGAAATAAATATGTTTTTCTTGGAAACATCACTAATAAGGGAATTATAAGGAGAAAGGTCGAAATCTATAATGACAATGACAGCACTTACCTTCTTGCAGACAGTATTACAGGCCCAGACTATATGGAAATTGGCTTTAGCAATGGTTTTGAGCTTCCATCTAGACAACCTAGTAATATATCATTATTTTATAATCCGGAACTAAAAAATGACTTTGGAGAAGTAACAGATAGTATTACACTTTATAAAATTGGTGAATCTGAAGAAATTGTTCCAGCATTTAGTATAGTAGTAAAAGCTTCTATTCAACAACATTTTTCAAATAGTTTCTCAGAAAGCGAATTAGGAAACTTTCCAAAACTAGTTGTTTCTGATTCGATTGTAAATCTTGGCAACATCTCACTTAGTGAAAATGAAGATAAAATTGTAGAATTTGTGATTTCTAATAGTGGAGAAACTGAACTTGAAATTCAAAAAATTGTCACAAATTATGGATGTGAAATTTATAAAATAGATAAAAGAACAATAGAGCCTTTCGATTTTACTAATCTTAAAGTTGCAGTAAAAGATATTGGAAAAAAGGGGACTCAAGATCGATCTGTGCTTATTTACTGTAACGACCCAAACAATACAGTAAAGCAGCTCACCATTAAACTGAATGACAGAGAATAG
- a CDS encoding phosphopeptide-binding protein, with amino-acid sequence MKNYLVNLLTVLSLFFYACSGQQTTNTQEESDTTETTQETTASADETVMEKDGIKIYPATTSPEFPDAKLELNAPTLNETLTAGSTTFDYTVTNYELGAQTTDAEQKDCANSGKGQHIHLILNNEPYIAKYENKFDVDLKDGHYVALSFISRSYHESIKTDAAYVLTQFNVGSATEESDLSQPLLFYSRPKGEYSGDDTKKLLLDFYLVNTDISESGNKVKATINGSTEFMFDTWTPYFVEGLPMGDNTIKLELVDGEGNPVGDGFNTIERTFKLSQLN; translated from the coding sequence ATGAAAAACTATTTAGTGAATTTATTAACTGTACTTAGTTTGTTTTTTTACGCATGTAGCGGACAACAAACAACTAATACACAGGAAGAAAGCGACACGACTGAAACTACTCAAGAGACTACTGCTTCTGCAGATGAAACTGTAATGGAAAAAGATGGTATCAAAATATATCCAGCAACTACATCTCCAGAATTTCCAGATGCTAAACTAGAACTTAATGCACCAACGTTAAACGAAACTTTAACTGCTGGAAGCACTACGTTTGATTATACGGTAACTAATTATGAGTTAGGCGCGCAAACTACTGATGCGGAGCAAAAAGATTGTGCTAATTCTGGTAAAGGACAGCACATTCACTTAATTCTTAACAACGAGCCTTATATCGCAAAATACGAAAATAAGTTTGATGTAGACTTGAAAGACGGACACTATGTTGCACTTTCATTTATCTCTCGTTCTTACCACGAAAGTATTAAAACTGATGCTGCTTATGTGTTAACTCAGTTTAATGTAGGTAGTGCAACTGAAGAGTCTGATTTAAGTCAACCATTACTTTTCTATAGCAGACCAAAAGGTGAGTACAGTGGAGATGATACTAAAAAACTTCTTTTAGACTTTTATCTAGTAAATACTGATATTTCAGAAAGTGGCAATAAAGTTAAAGCTACTATTAATGGCTCTACAGAATTTATGTTTGATACTTGGACTCCATATTTTGTAGAAGGTCTTCCAATGGGAGATAACACTATTAAATTAGAATTAGTAGATGGTGAAGGAAATCCTGTAGGAGACGGATTTAATACAATTGAGCGTACTTTCAAATTAAGTCAGCTTAACTAA
- a CDS encoding YtxH domain-containing protein, with protein MNNNAKILLAALAGASLGAIAGLLVAPGSGKETLDDISKKADELKGELEDMATKSTKSVKELGDAISENIRKSMNGLKKELSDETKS; from the coding sequence ATGAACAATAATGCCAAGATATTACTCGCAGCGTTAGCAGGCGCTTCACTCGGAGCTATAGCTGGTTTACTAGTAGCTCCAGGTAGTGGAAAAGAAACTCTAGATGACATTTCTAAAAAAGCTGACGAACTTAAAGGTGAGTTAGAAGATATGGCAACAAAGAGTACAAAATCTGTTAAAGAATTGGGCGATGCAATTTCTGAAAATATTAGAAAAAGCATGAATGGTCTTAAAAAAGAATTGAGCGACGAAACCAAAAGCTAA
- a CDS encoding 2,3,4,5-tetrahydropyridine-2,6-dicarboxylate N-succinyltransferase, translated as MDTRNLIEKAWDNRDLLKEKETIDAIESTVAALDKGELRVAEPVADGWQVNEWVKKAVILYFPLQQMEVIKVGPFEFHDKIALKSDYKEKGVRVVPHAIARYGSFVNRGVIMMPSYVNIGAYVDSGTMVDTWATVGSCAQIGKDVHLSGGVGIGGVLEPVQAAPVIIEDGAFIGSRCILVEGVRVGKEAVLGANVTITGSSKIIDVTGDEPVEYKGYVPERSVVIPGSYTKKFKAGEYHVGAAIIIGKRKASTDLKTSLNDALRDNNVSV; from the coding sequence ATGGACACCAGAAATTTAATTGAGAAAGCCTGGGATAACAGAGATCTTTTAAAAGAAAAGGAAACAATAGATGCAATTGAAAGCACTGTTGCTGCACTTGATAAAGGTGAACTAAGAGTTGCAGAGCCTGTAGCAGATGGCTGGCAAGTAAACGAGTGGGTAAAAAAAGCGGTTATTTTATATTTCCCACTTCAACAAATGGAAGTGATAAAAGTAGGCCCATTTGAGTTCCACGACAAAATTGCATTAAAATCTGACTACAAAGAAAAAGGTGTAAGAGTTGTTCCTCATGCAATTGCCAGATATGGTTCTTTTGTAAACAGAGGAGTAATTATGATGCCTTCTTATGTAAATATAGGTGCTTACGTAGACTCTGGTACAATGGTAGACACTTGGGCTACAGTAGGAAGCTGTGCTCAAATCGGAAAAGATGTACACTTGAGTGGTGGCGTTGGAATTGGTGGTGTTTTAGAGCCAGTACAAGCTGCACCAGTAATTATTGAAGATGGCGCTTTTATCGGTTCAAGATGTATTTTAGTTGAAGGAGTTCGTGTAGGTAAAGAAGCTGTACTAGGTGCAAATGTTACTATTACCGGAAGCTCAAAAATTATTGATGTAACTGGTGACGAACCAGTGGAATACAAAGGATATGTACCAGAAAGATCTGTTGTAATTCCAGGAAGTTATACTAAGAAATTTAAAGCAGGTGAATACCATGTAGGTGCTGCAATTATTATTGGCAAAAGAAAAGCCAGCACTGATTTAAAAACTTCTTTAAATGATGCACTTCGCGATAACAATGTGAGTGTTTAA
- a CDS encoding RNA polymerase sigma factor, translating to MEVNKKFSDKALEDFKLIDEAIEGDEKAYADLMDKYRKSVYHTMLKMVRNVDDAEDLTIEAFAKAFKNLSKFKKDYTFSTWLFRVATNNCIDFIRKKKLDTMSINADITKDDGDSVSIDIKDKSLDPQEVAIKTQKIELVRKFVNLLPAKYQKLVKLRYFEELSYDEIAKELDAPLGTVKAQLHRARELLYDLVKNSKNVI from the coding sequence ATGGAAGTAAATAAAAAGTTTTCGGATAAGGCACTCGAAGACTTCAAGCTCATAGATGAAGCAATTGAAGGAGACGAGAAGGCTTATGCGGATTTGATGGACAAATACCGAAAGTCGGTTTATCATACCATGTTAAAAATGGTAAGAAATGTGGATGATGCGGAAGACTTGACTATCGAAGCATTTGCCAAAGCTTTTAAAAACCTGTCTAAATTTAAGAAAGATTACACTTTTAGCACTTGGCTTTTTAGAGTAGCTACCAATAATTGTATTGACTTTATTAGAAAGAAAAAACTTGATACAATGAGTATCAATGCAGATATTACCAAAGACGATGGTGATAGCGTAAGTATTGATATAAAAGATAAAAGCCTCGATCCGCAGGAAGTAGCTATAAAAACTCAAAAAATAGAGCTAGTACGCAAGTTTGTAAATCTGTTGCCAGCGAAGTATCAGAAACTGGTAAAGCTACGCTACTTTGAAGAGCTTTCTTATGACGAGATAGCGAAAGAGCTTGATGCACCTTTAGGTACCGTAAAAGCACAGTTACACAGAGCTAGGGAATTACTGTATGATTTAGTAAAAAACAGTAAGAATGTGATTTAA
- a CDS encoding isopenicillin N synthase family dioxygenase, with amino-acid sequence MKLYNEIPSLDLNDFTSGDPEKKAAFVKALGDAYNEIGFVAIKNHGLTEEMTHKLYFNVKAFFGLREDLKQKYEKPELQGQRGYIGKGKEHAKGRTTGDLKEFFHIGQEKKEGDEVTAEYPHNIWPAELPDFQNVGNKVFRTLEETGLHMLRAIAIYLGLDENFFDDKASKGNSILRPIHYYPIPNPEEVPDDAVRAAEHGDINLITLLMGASADGLQVLRRDGEWIPITALPDQIVVNVGDMLDRLTNHKLKSTIHRVVNPPKDKMNSSRYSIPFFMHPRSDMDLTCLESCVDEENPKKYSDMTAGEFLAERLAEIGFGKK; translated from the coding sequence ATGAAACTATACAACGAAATTCCTTCTCTTGACCTTAACGATTTTACTTCTGGTGATCCTGAGAAAAAAGCTGCTTTTGTAAAAGCTTTAGGAGATGCCTATAACGAAATTGGTTTTGTTGCGATAAAAAACCACGGATTAACAGAAGAAATGACCCATAAGCTTTACTTTAATGTAAAAGCATTTTTTGGTCTAAGAGAAGATTTAAAACAAAAATACGAGAAGCCAGAATTACAAGGCCAGCGAGGATATATTGGTAAAGGAAAAGAGCATGCTAAAGGCAGAACAACCGGAGACTTAAAAGAATTTTTTCATATTGGTCAGGAAAAGAAAGAGGGAGACGAAGTAACAGCAGAGTACCCACACAATATATGGCCAGCAGAACTTCCTGATTTTCAAAATGTTGGAAACAAGGTATTTAGAACCTTAGAAGAAACTGGTTTACATATGCTTCGTGCAATTGCCATTTATCTTGGTTTAGACGAAAACTTTTTTGATGACAAAGCAAGTAAAGGAAACAGTATTTTAAGACCTATACATTACTACCCTATTCCTAATCCTGAAGAAGTACCTGATGATGCAGTAAGAGCTGCTGAACACGGTGACATCAACCTAATTACTTTATTAATGGGCGCTAGTGCAGATGGCTTGCAAGTATTAAGACGCGATGGAGAGTGGATTCCTATAACTGCACTACCAGACCAAATAGTTGTGAATGTTGGCGACATGCTAGACAGGTTGACAAACCATAAACTAAAATCGACCATACACAGAGTGGTAAACCCACCAAAAGATAAGATGAATTCTTCTAGATATTCTATTCCATTTTTTATGCACCCTCGCTCAGATATGGACTTAACTTGTTTAGAAAGTTGTGTTGATGAAGAAAATCCTAAAAAATACAGCGATATGACTGCTGGCGAGTTTTTGGCAGAAAGATTAGCCGAAATTGGATTTGGGAAAAAATAA
- a CDS encoding glycosyltransferase — translation MAHIIFLIFLISCSIQVLFYVFVFAPFAFSKPKIQSSVTNLKVSVIIAARNEYENLKNLLPKLKEQEYQNFEVIIINDRSDDKTGEILTHWEKQNEWLKVVHHTEIPTGVNPKKYAISKGIERANGEIIILTDADCLPYTSKWINTIVANYSEKTGIVLGYSSYIADSSVLNFFIRWETLYTAVQYYSLAHAGIPYMGVGRNLSYRKKLFIDNKGFEKIAKITGGDDDLFVSGLATAENTSYVCSLDSQTVSVPEKNWKGWFKQKMRHLSVGVHYPLKIVLILGILNISQIFFYLTLLLLVIIWYKIVIVVAVYLFRMLTVWLVLKKVDQKLNKKNHHWHLTGFAPIFELFYVAYYIVTGLATLTNRNIKWK, via the coding sequence TTGGCTCACATTATCTTTCTAATATTTTTGATTTCTTGCAGTATACAGGTACTTTTTTACGTGTTTGTATTCGCTCCTTTCGCATTCTCTAAACCCAAAATACAATCTTCGGTAACTAATTTAAAGGTATCTGTAATTATTGCAGCCAGAAATGAATATGAAAATCTTAAAAATTTGCTGCCTAAACTTAAAGAACAAGAGTATCAGAATTTTGAGGTGATAATTATAAATGATCGATCTGATGATAAAACTGGTGAAATTTTAACCCATTGGGAAAAACAAAATGAATGGCTTAAAGTAGTTCACCATACAGAAATACCTACAGGTGTAAATCCAAAAAAATATGCAATTAGTAAGGGTATAGAGCGGGCTAATGGAGAAATTATAATTCTTACCGATGCCGATTGCTTACCTTATACCTCAAAATGGATTAATACTATAGTTGCTAATTATAGTGAAAAAACTGGTATAGTACTCGGTTATTCTTCCTATATTGCGGACAGTTCTGTACTCAATTTTTTTATTAGATGGGAAACCCTTTATACAGCAGTACAGTATTATTCTTTAGCTCATGCAGGAATACCATATATGGGCGTAGGAAGAAACCTTTCTTATCGAAAAAAACTTTTTATAGATAATAAAGGATTCGAGAAAATTGCAAAAATTACTGGCGGTGACGACGATCTTTTTGTAAGTGGTTTAGCAACTGCTGAAAATACTTCTTATGTCTGTTCATTAGATAGTCAGACTGTTTCAGTTCCAGAAAAAAACTGGAAAGGCTGGTTTAAGCAGAAAATGAGACATCTTTCGGTTGGAGTGCATTATCCTTTAAAGATTGTATTAATTTTAGGTATTTTAAACATAAGTCAGATTTTTTTTTACCTAACATTGCTGCTGCTAGTAATCATTTGGTATAAAATTGTTATTGTTGTTGCAGTTTATTTATTTAGAATGTTAACAGTTTGGCTGGTTTTGAAAAAAGTTGATCAAAAACTAAATAAAAAGAATCATCACTGGCATTTAACTGGTTTTGCACCAATTTTTGAATTGTTTTACGTTGCATATTATATTGTAACTGGTTTAGCTACTCTTACAAACCGAAATATAAAATGGAAGTAA
- a CDS encoding polyprenyl synthetase family protein, whose translation MTTVTIKDIQAPIAGEMAEFERKFRNYMKSKVPLLDSIMSFIVKRKGKQIRPILVLLTAGVCGGIKESTFRGAALIELLHTATLVHDDVVDDAHYRRGFFSVNALWKNKIAVLVGDYLLSRGLLLSIDNDDFGFLKIISNAVREMSEGELLQIEKARRLDITEEIYFEIIRQKTATLLSACCSVGASSADADVEIQKKMGIMGEKLGIAFQIKDDLFDYGEDEVGKPRGIDIKEKKMTLPLIYALNNASWLEKRKMINIVKNKSEDPEKVKEVINFVKASGGLDYARDAMFRYFDEAKEMLKDFDDSIYKISLEKLMSFVIERKK comes from the coding sequence ATGACAACAGTTACGATAAAAGACATACAGGCACCTATTGCAGGTGAGATGGCAGAGTTTGAGCGCAAATTCCGCAATTACATGAAAAGTAAAGTTCCTTTGCTAGATAGCATTATGAGCTTTATTGTAAAGCGGAAGGGTAAGCAAATCAGGCCTATACTGGTATTGCTCACTGCCGGAGTTTGTGGAGGTATAAAAGAATCGACATTTAGAGGTGCAGCGCTTATAGAACTTCTTCATACAGCAACTCTTGTGCACGATGATGTTGTAGACGATGCCCATTATCGTCGTGGTTTTTTCTCAGTAAATGCTTTATGGAAAAATAAAATTGCAGTGCTTGTAGGTGACTACTTGCTCTCGAGAGGATTGCTTTTGTCTATAGATAATGACGATTTCGGTTTCTTAAAAATAATTTCTAATGCAGTAAGAGAGATGAGTGAAGGCGAGTTGCTACAAATTGAGAAAGCTCGTAGGTTAGATATTACAGAAGAAATTTATTTTGAAATTATCAGACAAAAAACGGCTACATTACTTTCGGCTTGTTGTTCTGTAGGAGCCAGCTCGGCAGATGCTGATGTGGAAATACAGAAGAAGATGGGAATAATGGGAGAGAAGTTAGGTATTGCTTTCCAGATAAAAGATGATCTTTTTGATTATGGAGAAGATGAAGTTGGTAAGCCACGTGGTATAGACATAAAAGAAAAGAAAATGACGCTGCCACTAATTTATGCACTTAACAATGCATCGTGGTTAGAAAAAAGAAAAATGATTAATATAGTAAAAAACAAAAGCGAAGACCCTGAAAAAGTAAAAGAGGTAATCAATTTTGTAAAGGCTTCTGGTGGCTTAGACTATGCAAGAGATGCAATGTTTAGGTATTTTGATGAAGCCAAAGAAATGCTCAAAGATTTTGACGATTCGATTTATAAAATCTCTCTTGAGAAACTCATGAGTTTTGTAATTGAAAGAAAAAAATAA
- a CDS encoding leucine-rich repeat domain-containing protein: MYNNMVRALNLLILIFVSSQLFSFAPTKIPNEEHGINETWWKGLEPAWKRFFVSNVGVNENPTKADFDKIYAMDAIDCSMTTITSLKPLKELKKLKSLWCDQTAIMSIEPLSELEELRNLNIGQTKVLDLSPISKLQNLKKLEIYKTKITDLSPLKGLVNLEVIDCSSTPIEDLSPLANLKSLEVLYCNNTKVSSLEPLGDIASIVEISFLRTSVSNLAPLKNMKNLREVVFQHTGVSSLDPLNGISSLSIVYCDDTNVTDEHIQKFVNANPNCEVY, encoded by the coding sequence ATGTATAATAATATGGTTAGAGCATTAAATCTATTGATACTAATATTTGTATCAAGCCAACTTTTTTCATTTGCCCCAACCAAGATTCCTAATGAAGAACACGGAATTAACGAAACCTGGTGGAAAGGGCTAGAGCCTGCCTGGAAACGTTTTTTTGTTTCTAATGTGGGGGTTAATGAAAATCCTACAAAAGCTGATTTCGACAAGATCTATGCAATGGATGCGATAGACTGTTCTATGACTACCATTACAAGTTTAAAGCCGCTTAAAGAGCTTAAAAAGCTTAAATCTTTATGGTGTGATCAAACAGCTATTATGAGCATTGAACCACTTAGCGAGTTGGAAGAATTACGTAACCTTAATATAGGTCAAACTAAAGTTTTAGATTTATCTCCTATTTCTAAATTACAAAATCTTAAAAAGCTTGAGATTTATAAAACAAAAATAACAGATTTAAGCCCGCTGAAAGGATTAGTAAATTTAGAAGTAATTGATTGTTCAAGTACTCCAATAGAAGATTTGTCACCGCTTGCAAATTTAAAAAGTTTGGAGGTTTTGTATTGTAATAATACAAAGGTAAGTAGCCTAGAGCCTCTGGGTGACATCGCTTCAATTGTAGAAATATCTTTTTTAAGAACGAGTGTAAGTAATCTTGCTCCACTTAAAAATATGAAAAACCTGAGAGAAGTAGTATTTCAACACACTGGTGTGAGTAGTCTTGATCCATTAAATGGAATTAGTAGTCTATCTATTGTTTATTGTGACGACACGAATGTTACAGATGAGCATATTCAGAAATTTGTAAATGCTAATCCAAATTGTGAGGTTTATTAA
- a CDS encoding glutaminyl-peptide cyclotransferase, translated as MKFSGNLFLVVLILLLAASSCGDTNKPPKLSKDEKKERKQLDIRKKPVTGIQFDTDAETFKTGDSIALSIVPLKGAPGIDTVTWLIDGRQKFITDTEPFSFGFNTEDLGTGKHIVTAMSKLADQTRDRRQETIELFSDVVPEEYSYNIINEYPHDGNAWTQGLLIVNGELFEGTGRKGSSSLRKVNIKTGEIIQFRELDATLFGEGIVIFNDEIFQLTYQSRVGKVYDKETFQFKRDFQYATEGWGLTTNGTYLIMSDGSNILYYMDPGSFTEVKRIEVYNNKGPVDQLNELEFINGEIYANIWQTDRIVRIDPKSGKVLGEIDLSGLREKAITPQKGDVLNGIAYDKDTDKLYVTGKWWTKLFEIKLKK; from the coding sequence TTGAAATTTTCCGGAAACCTATTTTTAGTCGTACTTATCCTCCTTTTAGCAGCAAGTAGCTGTGGCGACACAAACAAACCTCCCAAACTTAGTAAGGATGAAAAGAAGGAAAGAAAGCAACTGGATATAAGAAAAAAGCCAGTTACCGGAATTCAGTTTGATACTGACGCTGAAACCTTTAAAACGGGAGATAGCATAGCATTAAGTATTGTCCCTTTAAAAGGAGCTCCTGGCATCGATACTGTAACTTGGTTAATAGATGGCAGACAAAAATTTATTACAGATACAGAGCCATTTAGCTTCGGTTTTAATACTGAAGATTTGGGGACAGGAAAGCATATTGTTACAGCTATGAGTAAGCTTGCAGACCAAACAAGAGATAGAAGACAAGAAACTATAGAATTGTTTTCGGATGTTGTTCCTGAAGAATATTCGTACAATATTATTAATGAATATCCTCATGATGGCAATGCTTGGACGCAAGGTTTACTAATTGTAAATGGAGAATTATTCGAAGGAACTGGAAGGAAAGGAAGTTCTTCATTAAGAAAAGTAAATATTAAGACTGGCGAAATAATTCAATTTAGAGAGTTAGATGCAACTCTTTTTGGCGAAGGTATTGTGATTTTTAACGATGAGATTTTTCAACTTACCTATCAGTCTAGAGTTGGTAAAGTCTACGATAAAGAAACATTCCAATTCAAAAGAGATTTTCAATATGCCACAGAAGGTTGGGGACTCACAACTAATGGCACGTATTTGATTATGAGTGATGGCTCCAATATTTTATATTATATGGATCCGGGTTCTTTTACAGAAGTAAAAAGAATTGAGGTTTACAATAATAAGGGGCCAGTTGATCAACTAAATGAGTTGGAATTTATTAATGGTGAAATTTATGCAAATATCTGGCAGACCGACCGAATTGTAAGAATAGATCCGAAAAGTGGAAAAGTTTTGGGTGAAATTGATCTCTCAGGGTTAAGAGAAAAAGCAATAACTCCACAAAAAGGGGATGTACTTAATGGAATTGCCTATGATAAAGATACTGATAAGTTATATGTTACAGGTAAGTGGTGGACAAAGCTTTTTGAAATTAAGCTTAAGAAATAG